The genomic segment TTGATCCATctacaccaaatttcacacactcatagatatcagttccctaaatgtgcctgactTTCATCAGGAACCAATAATTGTTCCCTaagaaataatagaaaataattttttttattgaattattaaacaagcacacacaaaaataatttcCACGATCCGCTCTCTGATGCAGATCCATGACAAGATTATATGAGTTATTTCTTAGCTCATGTTCCATAATTGTAGTTTCATCAGCAGTTAAtactttttgcataatcctgttgacaaacaagGGTTTTTATTATTGAATAAGATGGTGACTGTGACAAATTCCATCTATTCCCAAAAGCTTGTTTTAAATAAAGCGTGACTTGTTTTTATATCCAGACCCAAATAATCTAGTGCTTTAGTGTCCACATTAAATTAACTAATGTCGAGATATTCTTTATTGAGGTGTAAGGATTATATATGTATAGTCTTCACAGATTTTTTAGGTGGAATGTTGGTACTTTTATCACAATGAAACGCTTTTAGCACATTAGTACATATTAGATTttatagtttctttttttttttttggagaggAAAATAATTTGGGTTGAAtgcactgcatgtgtgtgtcctgtgtgcaTTATGCCAATTTCTCCTACACAAAACCGTGGTTTACACACTTGAGGATGAGGTTGGATCTGTGCctataatacatttttgtgtgatTATTTTGAGAAGTTCTGTTGTTGGCTGCGCTTCAATATTTCCCCTGTACCCATGATGCACTGAGAGTCAACACATTAAACTGATGGATGccagtttacaaaaaaaacatatttaatataaatatcctAATGTGGATTAGTTACTGACAAATCATCAATGTCGTGACTCAGAGAAACAGTGACtttcatttaacatttatacattttaccTCTAAAGCATTCAGCAGAGTTTCTCGATTTTCCATAACAAGTTGGTTTGTTTTGCTCAAACTTCCCACCAGACAAAAGTAGATGAAAcacaggaggaaaacagaagTCAGGTCTGTTTCAGTTCCCGGTGGCGTCACTGTACAAACAGGAACCTGTGACTTCCTCCAAATAAATCAGTTGTGCCTCTGCAGAAATCCTCCATGGTAGATATTCACAGTAGGTCCTCACAGGCTTGTCCACATGTACAGATACAGTTCCCACTGAGCCGCTCTCTAACGGCTCACCGCCAGTAATATTCAATGGCAGCGGAGAACGCAGCAAAACCTCCGCACCCCAGGGCCCCAGCTTTCAGACCAGCTgcagaacagaagaaaaaaacattagagaTAAAATACCTTGAATGTATAACATGAGAGTAAATGTATCAGGCTACGTACCACGGAATCCAATCGCTCCTCCTGTTACGCAGCCGCTGTACACTGCGTTCTTCCAGTCAGATTTACCCCGATGCTGCAAATCAAGATtagacacagaaaaagaaatggaaaaagtgaagaaagagtgaaggtttgtttgttttggaaatCTACATAGCGTTGTTTAACAGTTTAACACCAGGGGGAGCTGTCACTCCATTTTGAGAAAGCAGAGGAGCTCTACAATAACATCTGTCAGGAAATATGGAAGATGAGGTATTTCCTTAAATAGTTAGTACTTATAGTACTTGTATAGCTTCAGTCCAAAtactgtcagagatcagctgaaGCAACACTGTGCAACTAGACAATGAATATTCCTGTGTActtatacaaacatttaaaactgctCTCCAGTCAGTCAAACAACAATTATCAAATACAATTACTAACCTCTCCACACAGACTCTCCCTGAGTTTCATTTATAGTTGGTTCAACTTGGAAATACTCCATACTTCCATTTCTACATAATCAATGTTTCAGccgttttgttttattttacactgaTGTTCACATTTGATACTGCTGGAGCAGTTTTATAaacccccccatcacactgaacACGCCCCACTCATGTAGCTGTGTAAGTTTAACAAATAAACTTCAGCGTTAAACAAAGTgtttacattcatttttaatttgggGTTTTGCTACAGAGAACATTATGAAGTTTCTTTCATCTaatttatttctttactttaagctcctgcctcattcatttattctttaatatttaaatcagATTGCACAGATAACTGATTTGTAGCATAATATATAAATGATTGATTTTTTAAACCACATTCTAATGACAGTCTTTCATTTCAGGCCTGTTTATGAACTGTGTGTTTATATCCATCACACATGATGAAGACGCCATGAGGAGCAGCCGGAGTTGGGACTTACTGATTCTATGACGCACTCTGTGCAGGAGAACATGGCGCCTACGATGGCAAAGTTCTTGGCGTAGGACATGCCCCTCGAGCCCATGTCTTTGAGGACTTCTCGAGCTGTCGGAGTTCTCAGGGGGTCTTTAGGATCGAAGCCCACGTTGGTGTCGATGCCGGCAGTGAAAACACCAAATGCTCCTCCAAGAACGAACCCTGTGGAGAGAACACACACCGACATGAGTGAGGTAATAAATAAAGCACGAGACTTCAGGAAGACAATATTTCTGTAGTGCAGTCAGACAACTGatattataatgtttattgcaacagAAAACCAtgttagtgtttggcgtctaggctctgACTTAAGGACTCCCCCCCGATATGATTACATAGATATGacgggagtgatgagcaaatacttatAACACtagttggagcctacaggtggatgctgggctgGAGGGGCTGAAGGAACTGGCAGCAAAAGGGAGCGATGGGAAATGTTCTCTGCTTATATAGACAGCATAATagggtgggtgtgtattataaattgtgagagagagggagggatgtcACATGATgaatgtcacatgatgtatgtccaCTACTACATTATGACTGTCAGACCGTTACTGCCTTGGAAGTGACTGGCCATGTTAGTGTGATGTGCAGTAGACATGGTGGATCGTGTTGGCTGCTGATCGTGGATTATGATAATAAATTAGATTGTTTAGGTAAACAGCAGGTTCACTCACATATATATACTACTACTGACCAAACCTTTATCATaactgctcccttcatctctgtcagactttCTCTGATTGGTGTAAAAACTTCCACATTTTTGTTAGACAGTCTTTCCTGATgaattttgtaaatattgtgtTCTTGATGTGCTCTGTTATAGATGAAGTATACTGCAACACAAAGGATACCTAACTATTAACTCACACTGAGGTCTTTAAGATCTTTCCCTCATTAAAAGTAGTTTTTAGgatgtttttattcacaataGTAAAGGGTTAAGGGTAGTCTTGCCTTGTACAGATCGCTAATGTGGAGCTTTGAGCCCAGAATCTATATAACAAATCCTGCATGATTTATACAAATACCTGTATATGATACACCTGTATATAAAGGGTCTAAGCAGCTGGGTGTCTTTACCTCCCACACAGGCCAGCACGGACTTGAAGGCGCAGCTCTCCATTCCTCTCTCGATCATCTTCTGCTCGTCGCTCTTCATAGGCATCGGCAGCCCCCCCATCACCCCGGGGCTCAGCTCCTTCAGCGGCCGCTTGTCCCCGATCAGGTGCTCCAGCATCAGGCTGTACTGGATGGTGTCCAGACCCGGAGCAGCCGGGCCCGGACCTTGCGGGTCGGAGGCAGCAGCGTCCGCAGCTCCCGTGGAGGCGGCCATGTTTCTCAATGACAGAGCCTCACGTAAATGTAGCCGACGCTACGACATGCCTCTGCAGATTCGTCACATTTCTAACGCCTGAATACAGAAATAACCTAAATAGAAATCAACGAATGAACAGTAAAACCGGTAAATATATgtacacattttaatattactATTCTCATGTTCCAATGAagagttttatttatattattgtcAGCACACTCGACACAGAGTGAACACGTGATTTAAACAGCCAGTGATCTGGACCCTCCACTAACGCGTGtgattcaaataataataataatgatgataacaaCAAATAATAACTGTAGTGACATTAATGATAATATGTatgttataataatgataataataacaaaattgataataatcataacaataataataatggggatgataataataatagtaagacgaagacgaagaagaagaagaagaagaagaagaagaagcaatgTGGTGTACAGTAATGagtatttatatgtaaatcTAACATATAACAAACCACTCTCAATGCTATTTTCATGCAGCTTAACTCTGTGTATATCTGTGGCAGATGTGTTACAGATGTGTTTCCATCCCGTTTAAATAGAGGGAACAACAAAATATGACTAAAGATAGTACTAAACTCCATGAACTCTcgtatgacatttttttaaatatatatatatatataaggacTACGTTTCCCAAGATTCACCTCGAGCACTGCGTCAAATCAGCTCTCTGCAGCGCGCGCTCCACCTACCGGCTCCAGCGCGGCACGGGCCGTTGGTGGCAGGAGTCGCGTGCGCGTGtcggtggcagcagcagcagcatcccgATGAGAGGAGACACCGCGGCCACAGCGGACAGGTGAGAGCCGCTGGAATCCTCATTACACCGACACCTCACACGACTCGAGCCGCTTTGGAACGTCTGTTGGTGTCCACCTCCCCGCCAGTGCGTCTCTGCTGTGGGGTTTAAACGAAGTaacgcgtgtgtgtgagagtcgcGCGGgacgtgttgttgtgttgtcgccAAACCGATGACAGCACGTTAGCCGACAGTAACAAGTCCCCGCTCGCGCGCTGTGCCTTTAATTTAATGACTAATCATTGAGGAGCGGACGTGTATTTCCTCATCTCGTCTATGTTTAACCTGAGGGCGTGTTAACTTCGTGTGTCACCGTCCGACTGAGATGTCAGGCAACATATTTCCCATTTCACGTGGCTCcatccttgttttgtttttttgttctcatttagCTAACGTTGCACCATTCCTATAGTCGTGAGTTCAGGTGGATCCCTGCTCGATCCCTGCTCTCCACCTGCCTCGGAAACCTCCCTGTCACTGGCGCACTTCTTACCGCACCATGTCATAAGTCACATCTGACAGAGATGGTGTTTTCTTACCGAAGCCTGGTGTAACCTGTCACCTGTGATCGTTCTCCAGTGTGGAGGGGAAATACTGCAACTCAATCAAAGCTGTGCTcaggatgttaaaaaaaactgagtctcctcagtgcagccatccttacaaaaaaacaaaacgtatgtcaaatacacattttctcGCCTTATATGGATGAggaagagtttattatttaattatatgtTAAATGGTTTCCATTTATCTTAATCCTAATCATTACTCTCCATTCATATTCTCATTGGACTTTGCAGCCCAGCTATAAACTTCGgtcttaaatgttttttgaatctttaaaacatttcgatcaataaaatgtttaatcaccAGTCTTTATGTGCCGTAGCTAAACTCTGTGTAACCTGCGGCTGACAGGAGCCTGTGCTGACAGACGGAGTTCTAACTGTATTTACCACATTTGCCCCACAGCTTCGGCtccctgtgttttcatgtgcgTTTCACACTTTGCTGCTGTCAGCTCTGGCAGCAAAAAATGTGAAATTGGAACGTTTTCAGTGCACGGCAagcgtttcccccccccccacagaacCACCTCAGTGCGCTGCAAGTGGTTTCTCTTCACATGATCCGCTCGCCATTGGTTCCTCATTAGATCAGAGCCATGTGAAGCAGTGgaacaaagtgctgctgtgtTGGTTATCAGTAGAGGTTTGTTCTCTGTGTCTTAAATAGGTTCGTAAATGCTTCAATGTGGCAAACTAGCATCCTGACTGAGCTACTGTGTGTCGCTCTTTTCTTACCATAAAATCTTTACTTGTATACTGAAAAAAGGGAAGTCAGGGGCAGAGAAATTACTTGATTTTTGAACACATCCAatcagtgtttcagaaacactcGCTTCAATAATAAACCGTTGCTATTTTGGCCATGTATCGCTGTGGCTCATAATTGGATGTGACAAAAGGGGAAAGCtttaaaaataatctaattgcaGAGCTAATGTTGTGTTTAGAGGAGAAACCAGACTTTCAGTGGTACACGGTTCCTTCCTGAAAAACCCAATGGGCAACAAATGACCGCCTTCACTTTCTTCTGATTCCTTTGATTATGCCCGTAAAGTTCAAATAGGAGCAGTGCACCAGTCATTTATGATGCAGTCAATGTGCATGTCGTTTGTAGGTAATTACAgcctttgttttttcctcatgGTTAAACGCAGgcctctgtgctctgtgctACACAAGTCCACATTTGGTGCTGGATCTCCATATCGCCTAAAGCTCCCTTTACAGCTTTGTCGGTGTCCTCTACATGAATGGCACTGCTTTtccatcctgagatgtttgtttttttctttagttttttttaatgttgcttACTGAATGGGTCTCTCTTCTGTTAGATGTCATTaacacgcccactcgctcacGGTGATTCACTGGGTTTTGAGTTCTGGGTGGAGAAACTCTCAATTGTACATTTGccttctcacatacagcccctccgcATAATTttaggagattatccagagttcagtgcttgTCTTAGAGCAGCTTTAGAGTGTGTTATTGATTACTTGGCTTGTtggaggaacacacacaaacaaacactcgtACCTGGAGTTACACTGTATGTCCTTGTATAGCCCGGAGCACTGAATCtcccttgttttgtttttttcctatAGTTGCGTTCATCCTCTGTTCACCTCATTATCCAGGCAGTTAGTCATTGGCTTTCATAGCCAAGTGTTATGTGGGGAGAACCCATGGCTTGTTGTACAGTGGTCACTGGTGAACATCCTGACAGCTGAAGAATTTAAATGTATGTGAACCTGACATTAAAAGGACAATTCTCCTCTCAGTCTCACACACTCAGGTATATGTCGGTGTACTAGATTTACTTATGGTAACTACATCACTTAGGGACACTTAGGGATGTCCTTCATGTGCTGCTGTAGCGGACATATGAAATGACTCAAGGTGGGGGGTGGGGTAACATTAGGAATGACCTTATCCAGCTGTGGTAGGAGCATTGAATGACTGTACTGCAGTGATGTGGAGTTGTGCTGTATGACTTCACATTCTTTGATGCTGAATTTACTGCCTAGTAATTCCACTACTCTATGGAAGGAGATTCTATTATAATAAGGACCTGTGAGACGTGAGTCTGGGTCTGATTATGTAACCCTCGGCTGTCCTCCTGAACCTGATGCTGATCCTGTCGGTGCTGAATTCAGCAAGACCATTAGTTGCTGTGTAGTGTCAGCCGTTAATGAACTGTCAGTCAATGTAGATGGATCCAAGGTGTCCCCGCCTCTtgtccaatgtcagctgggattgactcCACCTCCCTGCACGACCCACAAAGGATACATgttatagataatggatggatataCAAATAGTCTCATTTATAAAGTAGTTATATTATCCAATTCAATCCTGAGTAATGATAAGCAGTATCTTTGTTGATTAAAAAATTGAGATTGAAATGGTTCTCTAGATAGATCATTTCCTGCCAGCTGGGTCAGAGTAGTGCAGTTTTTGGAATCTGGTGCCGGGTGCAACAACCAGGTTTGTAAATAGATCAAAGTAGCAGCAGTTTTCAAGGAAAACATCAGGTTAACCAGGGGTCACTCCCTTTCTGATCTTTACACTTTGTAGGCCACACAGTCACAGATAACGATGCCAAAATTTCAAACTTCTATCTAACTCCCTTATAAAGGATCTCAGACAGATGTTATTTCAGTTCAATAGGTTTCTAAGATGACCAAATCATAATGAAAAGTTAATGTGACCCCATTAGGAACTAACTGTTAATCCAAGATGCTGCTTAATGTTCAAGTTCAGCGTTTTCCTAACCGTTGCATCAACAGGACCCTCATCTTCCAAGAAAACACATAACACATGttatttaacttatttattctttttttcagctCTGTTTGAGAGTCTCTGATGCATTTAGCGTTCATTTACAGTACAGTGGGAACTTAGAAGACAGACTTGTTATCTTTCCCCAGGAGGCGTGGCCTGGTCTGCATACAGATGGAGTGGCAAGTCATTtactgcagaggaggaggcttTAATTGAGGAGATAAGGGGAAATGACCTGATTACCGCTGGAATGAGAACTGGTGTGAGCTTTAGTCAGTAAATAGGCAGCCACAGGCCAGACTCCTCTGGTTTGTGGTTCCTCGATAGTGGGACAAGCTGCCAAATGCTATCGGATCAGGGGCGTCTTGAGGACTCATCTCCTCTGAGAGCACCTCCTCTCCTGTCACCCCCCAACgacttcatctcatctcattgtCTTAATGAACAGATTTAGCACTTACTGCTTAC from the Platichthys flesus chromosome 15, fPlaFle2.1, whole genome shotgun sequence genome contains:
- the timm22 gene encoding mitochondrial import inner membrane translocase subunit Tim22; this encodes MAASTGAADAAASDPQGPGPAAPGLDTIQYSLMLEHLIGDKRPLKELSPGVMGGLPMPMKSDEQKMIERGMESCAFKSVLACVGGFVLGGAFGVFTAGIDTNVGFDPKDPLRTPTAREVLKDMGSRGMSYAKNFAIVGAMFSCTECVIESHRGKSDWKNAVYSGCVTGGAIGFRAGLKAGALGCGGFAAFSAAIEYYWR